DNA from Arthrobacter sp. PvP023:
CGGTTGTGGAATCGGTCATGGCAACCAGCGATTTCCAGGTGTCCTGGGCCCAGCGCGTGATGACCTTGCGGTCCACCCCGCCAAGGTTCCGAGCGCGGGAAAAGTACGACGCCGGTTCCGCACCTGCCGCTGCGAAGCCAGGTTTCGCTGTGGCGGCGGCGAATCCGGTGACGGCAAAGGCGGCCGCGCCGGCGAGGAGCTGGCGGCGGGTGGCGGTGGAGAATCCCGGGGTGGCATCGAAGCGCTGGTTCATGAGCTCAGTCCTGACTGGGTAGCGGCGGCGGTGGCGGCCACGACGTGCGGCAGGCGCAGGCCGTGCCCGAACGGGAAGAGGGGATCGGCGGTGTCTCCGGGGACATCCGAGCGCGAAGCACGCACGGCGTCCATGGACCGCGGAATATCGAAGGGAAGGCTGCCCTGGGGCTCGATGCGTCCGAACAGGGCGTCGAGGAGTGCCGTGTCCGAGACGCCGAAGGTGCCCACCAGGGCCGAGGCGAACTCTGCCAGGGGCGTGAGGATGGCAGGCCGGTCCAGCCGCACGTCGATGATCAGCGGAACCTTTGCGGCCAGGGTGCGGAGCCGGGAGACCAGCCCCGGCGGGAAGTCCAGGCTCCCCGCGTGGAAGTGCTGCTCCAGGAACAGGTCGTCGCGGTGGTCCCATGGGGAGTGCAGCCGGACCACGGCAACATCCGCCTGGTCCGGGTCCTGCACTACAGTTCCGAAACCGTCGAAACTCAGCGGGTCCATGCCCTGCACGTAGACGGCGGGTGAGCCGGTCAGCGGCAGTGCGGTCCGGCCGTCGTGCGTTCCGTTGGCCAGCACCGTGACGGACTGTGCCTGGGCGCGGTGGCCTTCACGCCGGAACTCGGCGTTGCCAACAATTTCGGCCGCGGCGTCCTCGTCCACGAAGGGGTTGTCGAACAGGCCGAGCTGGAACTTGACCAGCAGCAGGCGGCGCGCGGATTCGTCCAGGCGCTCTTCGCTGACCAGCCCGTCCCGGACCAGGCCGAGGAGCAGTTCGGTGCATTCCTCTCCGCCGAACTGGTCCACGCCTGCGTTCAGGATCTTCAGCATCCGGTCGGGCGCAGTGAGCTCTTCGACCCCCCAGGCCCGGGCCGGCAGCACCTGGTCTCCGACGATGTTGTCGTTGACCAGCTCCCAGTCGCTGAGCACCACGCCGTCGTAGCCGAGCTTCTCGCGGAGCAGGCCGGTGATGATCTGTTTGTTGTAGCCGAAGCCGACTTCCTCCACCCGTTCGCCGTCCAGCTCGACACCGACCGGCATTCCGTAGTAAGGCATGATGGCGCTGGTCTTCTCGGCGATGGCGGTGCGGAACGGTGCCAGGTGCTCGTCGAAGCGGCCGCCGGGGTAGACCTGTTCGCGGCCGTAGGGGAAGTGGGCGTCCTCGCCGTCGCGCTGCGGTCCGCCGCCCGGGAAGTGCTTGGTGGTGCAGGCCACGCTGTCCGGTCCCAGCTCGTCGCCCTGGAAGCCCTGGAGGTATTCGACGACGTACCTCGAGCTGAGCTCCGAGTCCTGCCCGAAGGTTCCCGCCTGCCGGCACCACCGCGGCTCCGTGGCGAGGTCAACTGTGGGGTGCAGGGCGGCACGGATGCCGACGGCGGTGTACTCCTTGCGGGCGATCTCGGCGAAGCGGCGGATCAGGTCCGCACTGCCGACGGCGGCCAGTCCGATCGGCTCGGGCCACTGCGAAAAATGGGCCGCCGTGAACGAGACGCCGGAGTTCTCGATGAAGGCGTGCCGGGGGTCGGTGGAGATTGTCACCGGGATGCCGTGGGGAGTTTGCGCGGCAAGGGTCTGCAGGGCGTTGCTCCAGCGGGCTGCTTCGCGGGCGGTGCCGAGCGCGTGGATGTTGAAGTGGTTCATGAACTTGCCCAGGATCACGGTGCTGGTGGGCGACTTGCTGATGTTGCCGGGTGTCTCCAGCAGGGTGCCGTCCGGGCCGGTTTCGATGACCGTGTGGAACATCAGCCCGGCCTTTTCCTCGAGGCTGAGGCGGCCCACGAGGTCGGCGGCGCGTTCGTGCGGGCTGAGGTCCGGGTTTTCGAAGGGATCCATGATCCCGTTGCCGTTAAGGTCCCGGTAGGGGGTGCCGTCGTCAGCCACGGAGGTGACGAGGCGGGGGCTGGTGTGGGTGTGTGAAGTCATGGGTGCTCTCTTGCGTCAGGTGAAGTCTGGAAGGGCAGGGGAGGTGGGGGCCTATTTGATGCCGGTGGCTGCGACGCCCTGGATGAAGTAGCGCTGCAGGGAGACGAACAGCAGGATGATGGGCGTGATCACCAGGACCGATCCGGCAAGGAGCAGGCCGTAGTCGGTGGCGTTCTGGCCGGTGGAATACAGGGACAGGGCCACCGGCAGGGTGTACATGTCCTCGGTCTGCGCCACCACCAGCGGCCACAGGAAGTTGTTCCAGGACCCGAGGAAGGTCAGGATGCCGAGGGTGGCCAGCGGCGGCCCGCACAGGGGCATAACGATCCTCAGGAACGTGCGGAGTTCGCCGGCGCCGTCGATCCGGGCCGCTTCGATCAAGGAGTCCGGGATGCCCATGATGAACTGGCGCATCAGGAACACGCCCATCGGGGCGGCCAGGAACGGCAGGATCAGGGCCGGGTAGGTGCTGACCAGGCCCAGCTTGCTCACCATCACGAACAGCGGCACGAACGTGACCACGCCCGGGACCATCAGCATGACCATGA
Protein-coding regions in this window:
- a CDS encoding glycoside hydrolase family 3 protein, yielding MTSHTHTSPRLVTSVADDGTPYRDLNGNGIMDPFENPDLSPHERAADLVGRLSLEEKAGLMFHTVIETGPDGTLLETPGNISKSPTSTVILGKFMNHFNIHALGTAREAARWSNALQTLAAQTPHGIPVTISTDPRHAFIENSGVSFTAAHFSQWPEPIGLAAVGSADLIRRFAEIARKEYTAVGIRAALHPTVDLATEPRWCRQAGTFGQDSELSSRYVVEYLQGFQGDELGPDSVACTTKHFPGGGPQRDGEDAHFPYGREQVYPGGRFDEHLAPFRTAIAEKTSAIMPYYGMPVGVELDGERVEEVGFGYNKQIITGLLREKLGYDGVVLSDWELVNDNIVGDQVLPARAWGVEELTAPDRMLKILNAGVDQFGGEECTELLLGLVRDGLVSEERLDESARRLLLVKFQLGLFDNPFVDEDAAAEIVGNAEFRREGHRAQAQSVTVLANGTHDGRTALPLTGSPAVYVQGMDPLSFDGFGTVVQDPDQADVAVVRLHSPWDHRDDLFLEQHFHAGSLDFPPGLVSRLRTLAAKVPLIIDVRLDRPAILTPLAEFASALVGTFGVSDTALLDALFGRIEPQGSLPFDIPRSMDAVRASRSDVPGDTADPLFPFGHGLRLPHVVAATAAATQSGLSS
- a CDS encoding carbohydrate ABC transporter permease, which gives rise to MTIPETSAPLPAAPAPAAASTGTGPAAVVRGAAPAGTTGGSPPQRNARRRSSRRAPARRTLTYAVLVVAVSATLLPFAWMFLGAFKTQGELLRRPITWWPEQPTLDNFLVWFNELHIGTFFLNSVVVAAFTVLGNLLFCSMVGYALAKMDFPGKRFLFLLVMVMLMVPGVVTFVPLFVMVSKLGLVSTYPALILPFLAAPMGVFLMRQFIMGIPDSLIEAARIDGAGELRTFLRIVMPLCGPPLATLGILTFLGSWNNFLWPLVVAQTEDMYTLPVALSLYSTGQNATDYGLLLAGSVLVITPIILLFVSLQRYFIQGVAATGIK